GTTTTGAAGAAATCTTTTGACTGTTGATCAGTTAGTATTCGATCTACTGATAAATACAGGGGTTTATTTTTTGTAACTGCCCTTTGCCGTGCTTTCGTAAGCACCGTTTGGAGTTTCTTTTTCTCCTCATCGCTTTGACCACCCGTAATCACACGTTCACCATTGCCAAAAGTTAATTGAACGACCAAACATTTAACTCTATTATCCATAGACGCCGTTACGATTGCATTGGCGCCTCCAAACGACGTACCCCAAAGGCCAATCCTTTCAGCATCTATTTCCGGAACCGTCTCTGCATAGGTAATCGCATTTCTGATATCTACTATTTGTTCCTGAGGGATAAGACGACCTCTTTCCCCTTCGCTATCCCCAAATCCACGATAGTCAAAAACAATAGCAATAAAACCATTTTTTGCAAAGGACTCAGCATATGCTGGGAGAAGAAGTTCTTTAATCCCGGCAAACCCATGACATAGAATTATTGCCGGCAATTTATCTCCTTCAGAGTAATTGTCCGGCATATATAAATCTCCTGCGATTTTAAAACCTTCTGAATAAAAAAATATTTCTTTCTTCATCAGCACTCCTTATTTAATTTTCAATTTTTCCATCTAAGGGCTCGCCCAAAAATAAAAACCGTGAGAACAGCAACTTTATTTTCTTGCCCATCTATAGTTTTGCATAGTGTGCAGGGGATGTCCCGGAAGTTCGTCCTATTGACGGCTTTTAACGAAAAGTTTAATGTACCATCCGTCTTTTTTTCTTAGAAAGCCAATAGGCTCAGAATATTTATCATTAATTTTTCGTTCAGCCCATGCTTTCTTATCTGCAATGTCAAGGTTAAGTAGAACTTCACCAACAAATAATTTCTTAGAAATAGAACCTCCTCCGGCAACAGCACGACTATGCTTTTCTAAATCAGCCATCAACGCTGCAACGTCAAATACGTTTTTAAAAGCTGTC
Above is a window of Nitrospirota bacterium DNA encoding:
- a CDS encoding alpha/beta fold hydrolase gives rise to the protein MKKEIFFYSEGFKIAGDLYMPDNYSEGDKLPAIILCHGFAGIKELLLPAYAESFAKNGFIAIVFDYRGFGDSEGERGRLIPQEQIVDIRNAITYAETVPEIDAERIGLWGTSFGGANAIVTASMDNRVKCLVVQLTFGNGERVITGGQSDEEKKKLQTVLTKARQRAVTKNKPLYLSVDRILTDQQSKDFFKTAIEKFPKLGVKIPILTLQQTIEYVPENFISAVRVPIFIVAAEKDAVNPLKESEYLFENANHPKSFYCVEDATHYEVYEGEKFEITSQKQIEWFNKYLVG